The Saccharopolyspora gloriosae genome has a segment encoding these proteins:
- a CDS encoding mechanosensitive ion channel family protein produces MTPPLLTQPDCVHDDGSWCQTVSRWTGNDWLAMYSDLLIAKPLNILLIVLTAFLARYFVHRTITRLTRGNGGKTPKLLTPLKERRNEAAGMALLSERRVQRARTIGSVLKSLTSFLIFGLALMYALKSLGIELAPILASAGVLGVAVAFGAQNLVRDFLSGMFMMVEDQYGVGDIVDLGEAAGTVEAVGLRVTTLRDLNGTVWYVRNGEILRVGNSSQGFAVAVVDFPISHTSSVEKAMEVATRVATEAASREPLSKDVMDPPEMLGVDQITSDTITLRLTVKVRPSTQWAVQRRLRVAIKRAYDDEDIQPPYPNGRPQIDSAQV; encoded by the coding sequence ATGACACCCCCGCTGTTAACCCAGCCCGACTGCGTCCACGACGACGGCAGCTGGTGCCAGACCGTCTCCCGCTGGACCGGCAACGACTGGCTGGCGATGTACTCGGATCTGCTCATCGCCAAGCCGCTGAACATCCTGCTGATCGTCCTCACCGCGTTCCTGGCGCGCTACTTCGTGCACCGCACGATCACCCGGCTGACCCGGGGCAACGGCGGCAAGACGCCGAAGCTGCTGACGCCGCTGAAGGAACGTCGCAACGAAGCCGCGGGCATGGCGCTGCTCTCGGAGCGCCGCGTGCAGCGCGCCCGCACGATCGGTTCGGTCCTCAAATCGCTGACCTCGTTCCTGATCTTCGGCTTGGCGTTGATGTACGCGCTCAAGTCCCTCGGCATCGAGCTCGCCCCGATCCTGGCCTCCGCGGGTGTGCTGGGTGTCGCGGTGGCGTTCGGCGCGCAGAACCTGGTCCGGGACTTCCTGTCCGGGATGTTCATGATGGTCGAGGACCAGTACGGCGTGGGCGACATCGTCGACCTCGGTGAGGCCGCGGGCACCGTCGAGGCCGTCGGGCTGCGCGTCACCACGCTGCGCGATCTCAACGGGACCGTCTGGTATGTGCGCAACGGCGAGATCCTGCGCGTCGGCAACTCCAGCCAGGGCTTCGCGGTCGCCGTCGTGGACTTCCCGATCTCGCACACGAGCTCCGTCGAGAAGGCGATGGAGGTCGCGACGCGGGTCGCCACCGAGGCCGCCTCCAGGGAACCGCTGTCCAAGGACGTGATGGATCCGCCGGAGATGCTCGGCGTGGACCAGATCACCTCGGACACCATCACGCTGCGCCTGACCGTGAAGGTGCGACCCAGCACCCAGTGGGCCGTGCAGCGCAGGCTCCGCGTGGCGATCAAGCGCGCCTACGACGACGAGGACATCCAGCCGCCCTACCCGAACGGAAGACCACAGATCGACTCGGCCCAGGTATGA
- a CDS encoding globin — MERVSAPETFYDQVGGEPTFHFIVARFYEEVAKDELLRPLYPEQDLGPAEERLRLFLMQYWGGPHTYSDRRGHPRLRMRHAPFKVGPAERDAWLRCMRIAVDEAELSDEHREQLWQYLEMAAQSMMNSWF; from the coding sequence ATGGAACGTGTGAGCGCACCGGAGACCTTCTACGACCAAGTCGGCGGCGAACCCACCTTCCACTTCATCGTGGCCCGGTTCTACGAGGAAGTGGCCAAGGACGAACTGCTGCGCCCGCTGTACCCCGAGCAGGACCTGGGTCCCGCCGAGGAACGGCTGCGGCTGTTCCTCATGCAGTACTGGGGCGGCCCGCACACCTATTCGGATCGCCGGGGCCACCCCCGGCTGCGGATGCGGCACGCACCGTTCAAGGTGGGGCCTGCGGAGCGGGACGCGTGGCTGCGCTGCATGCGGATCGCGGTGGACGAGGCCGAGCTCAGCGACGAGCATCGCGAACAGCTCTGGCAGTACCTGGAGATGGCAGCGCAGAGCATGATGAATTCGTGGTTCTAG
- a CDS encoding heparan-alpha-glucosaminide N-acetyltransferase domain-containing protein, with protein MTAASPAPRHEAQRRDQLPRTVRGNRLLGVDLARFVAIFGMFVIHFGAPFSGGFVEIGLAQASSGRATALFTFLAGVSLAMLTGRRTPLTGAALRDARVRVAIRAVLLLIIGLALAKATDATGFLLTVIIPFYGVYFLLSLPFLGLGPRGTAIAAAILIVGGPQASYLLRSSLAGNNSVSVVVGAINSVDPGRLFADLGVLDLTLLDFYPAATYLALVLAGLAVGRLDLRSRAVRLRLGIWSVLAAVVTYTTSALLGLVAGPPPEVLTEGTVPIEHPQFLLAARPHSGSSFELLGSLGVAVAILVLCLELADRYERPLLPLIKAGTMALTLYALHALVMAWQIVTGGWPMSGVPETLDNLASMGQAATWVPDLPAFPPDGHRPEGIVGLVNTYMSELFLVFSLMFATVWKRFFRRGPLEGAVSTAVNWCTDRLSSRSLHGSSV; from the coding sequence ATGACCGCAGCGAGCCCGGCACCTCGCCACGAGGCCCAGCGCCGTGATCAACTCCCCCGGACAGTCCGCGGTAACCGGCTGCTCGGTGTGGACCTGGCCCGATTCGTCGCCATCTTCGGCATGTTCGTGATCCACTTCGGTGCGCCGTTCAGCGGAGGCTTCGTCGAGATCGGTCTGGCGCAGGCCTCGAGCGGCCGCGCGACCGCGTTGTTCACCTTCCTCGCCGGGGTGTCGCTGGCGATGCTCACCGGCCGCAGAACTCCGCTGACCGGCGCCGCGTTGCGCGACGCGCGGGTTCGGGTGGCGATCCGCGCAGTGCTGCTGCTGATCATCGGACTGGCGCTGGCGAAGGCCACGGATGCGACGGGCTTCCTGCTCACCGTGATCATTCCGTTCTACGGCGTGTACTTCCTGCTGTCGTTGCCGTTCCTCGGATTGGGGCCGCGCGGCACGGCGATCGCCGCGGCGATCCTCATCGTGGGCGGGCCGCAGGCCTCATACCTGCTGCGCAGCTCACTCGCCGGGAACAACTCGGTGTCGGTCGTGGTGGGGGCGATCAACTCCGTCGACCCGGGGCGGCTGTTCGCCGACCTGGGCGTGCTGGACCTGACGCTGCTGGACTTCTACCCGGCGGCGACGTACCTCGCGCTGGTGCTGGCGGGGCTCGCCGTCGGCAGGCTCGACCTGCGGTCCCGCGCGGTGCGGCTGCGGCTGGGCATCTGGAGCGTGCTGGCGGCAGTGGTGACGTACACGACCTCCGCGCTGCTGGGGCTCGTCGCGGGTCCGCCGCCGGAAGTGCTCACCGAAGGCACCGTGCCGATCGAGCACCCGCAGTTCCTGCTGGCGGCCCGCCCGCACAGCGGCTCCTCCTTCGAACTGCTCGGCTCGCTGGGCGTTGCCGTGGCGATTCTGGTGCTGTGCCTGGAATTGGCGGACCGCTACGAACGCCCGCTGCTCCCGCTGATCAAGGCGGGGACGATGGCGCTCACCCTGTACGCGCTGCACGCACTGGTGATGGCGTGGCAGATCGTCACCGGCGGCTGGCCGATGAGCGGAGTCCCGGAGACGCTGGACAACCTGGCGAGCATGGGACAGGCGGCCACCTGGGTCCCCGATCTGCCCGCCTTCCCGCCGGACGGGCACCGCCCTGAAGGCATCGTGGGGTTGGTGAACACCTACATGTCGGAACTGTTCTTGGTGTTCTCGCTGATGTTCGCGACGGTGTGGAAGCGGTTCTTCCGGCGTGGGCCGTTGGAGGGTGCCGTGAGCACAGCAGTCAACTGGTGCACTGATCGGTTGAGCAGTCGTTCGTTGCACGGCTCGTCTGTCTGA
- a CDS encoding prolyl oligopeptidase family protein gives MTKVQPPLSYPHAERADTVDDLHGRLVPDPYRGLEDPADPRTESWSAAQDEFARARLDGLPGRAEIARRLTSLLAAGSVSAPVWRAGRAFFTRRAPGQEFPVLYLLDEDGSERPLIDVTELDPSGLTTLDRWSPSLEGDRLAYQVSVGGDEESLLYVLDVATGELVEGPIDRCRYSSISWMPGGAEFFYVRRLPPEAVPAGEEQFHRRVWRHQVGNHPDDDLLIHGDGLEHTFYYDARVSRDGRWLLIHGSPGTARRDSMWIADLSAGGELRQVVDTSEGIRASAWVERDGRLYVQTTLDAPRWRLCVADPEAPEPANWQELIPEEPDSVLEAVRWFDDGTDDPKLAVLRTRHAVSELALHDPVTGERTDEVPLPGTGQITALTAVDEDTEGDWDRLWIGWTDFATPPCVQLYTRASGTTRQARRAPGAAELPEVHTSQVEYTSEDGTTVRMFLLTPTAEPDHPRPAMVTGYGGFSLSMEPSYSPTALAWVAAGGVWALPSLRGGGEEGEAWHRAGMRESKQNVFDDFHAAAEHLVATGWSSPQQLAITGGSNGGLLVGAALTQRPDLYRAVVCSAPLLDMVRYEKFLLGRTWNDEYGTADDPEELDWLLSYSPYHAVTENTAYPSVLFTVYESDTRVDPNHARKMCAALQHATGSDPAQRPVLLRRETEVGHSARSVSRTVGLATDQIAFLAEATGLPLA, from the coding sequence GTGACGAAGGTTCAGCCGCCCCTGTCTTATCCGCACGCCGAACGCGCCGACACGGTCGATGACCTGCACGGCAGACTGGTCCCCGATCCGTATCGCGGTCTTGAGGACCCGGCCGACCCGCGTACCGAATCCTGGTCGGCAGCGCAGGACGAGTTCGCGCGGGCGCGGCTCGACGGACTTCCCGGACGCGCGGAGATCGCGCGACGCCTGACGTCCCTGCTCGCGGCGGGGTCGGTGTCGGCCCCGGTATGGCGGGCCGGGCGGGCGTTCTTCACCCGGCGTGCACCGGGCCAGGAGTTCCCGGTGCTGTACCTGCTCGACGAAGACGGTTCCGAGCGGCCGTTGATCGATGTCACCGAGCTGGACCCGTCCGGCCTGACGACGCTGGACCGCTGGTCGCCGAGCTTGGAGGGCGACCGGCTCGCCTACCAGGTCTCGGTCGGCGGCGACGAGGAGTCGCTGCTGTACGTGCTGGACGTGGCCACCGGTGAGCTCGTCGAAGGGCCGATCGACCGCTGCCGCTACTCGTCGATCTCCTGGATGCCGGGCGGCGCGGAGTTCTTCTACGTGCGACGGCTGCCCCCGGAGGCGGTGCCCGCCGGCGAGGAGCAGTTCCACCGCCGGGTGTGGCGCCACCAGGTCGGCAACCACCCGGACGACGATCTGCTGATCCACGGCGACGGCCTGGAGCACACCTTCTACTACGACGCCCGGGTCTCCCGGGACGGCCGTTGGCTGCTGATCCACGGCAGTCCGGGCACCGCGCGGCGGGACTCGATGTGGATCGCGGACCTGTCCGCGGGCGGCGAGCTCCGCCAGGTCGTGGACACCTCGGAGGGCATCCGGGCCTCGGCGTGGGTGGAGCGCGACGGCAGGCTGTACGTGCAGACCACGCTCGACGCCCCGCGCTGGCGGCTGTGCGTCGCCGACCCGGAGGCCCCGGAACCGGCGAACTGGCAGGAGCTGATCCCCGAAGAGCCCGATTCGGTGCTGGAGGCGGTGCGCTGGTTCGACGACGGCACCGACGATCCGAAGCTCGCGGTGCTGCGCACCAGGCACGCGGTCTCCGAACTCGCCCTGCACGATCCCGTCACGGGAGAGCGCACCGACGAGGTGCCGCTGCCCGGAACGGGGCAGATCACGGCGCTGACCGCCGTCGACGAGGACACCGAGGGCGACTGGGATCGGCTGTGGATCGGCTGGACCGACTTCGCCACGCCGCCGTGCGTGCAGCTCTACACCCGGGCCTCCGGTACGACCCGGCAGGCGCGGCGCGCTCCCGGTGCGGCCGAGCTGCCCGAAGTGCACACCTCGCAGGTCGAGTACACCTCCGAGGACGGGACCACCGTCCGAATGTTCCTGCTCACGCCCACCGCGGAACCGGATCACCCCAGGCCCGCGATGGTCACCGGTTACGGCGGGTTCTCGCTGTCCATGGAACCCTCCTACTCCCCCACCGCGCTGGCCTGGGTCGCCGCCGGCGGAGTGTGGGCGTTGCCGTCGCTGCGCGGCGGCGGTGAGGAAGGTGAGGCGTGGCACCGCGCGGGCATGCGCGAGAGCAAGCAGAACGTGTTCGACGACTTCCACGCCGCGGCGGAGCACCTGGTGGCCACCGGCTGGAGCTCGCCGCAGCAGCTCGCGATCACCGGTGGTTCCAACGGCGGCCTGCTGGTGGGGGCGGCGCTGACGCAGCGCCCGGACCTGTACCGCGCGGTGGTGTGCTCGGCTCCGCTGCTGGACATGGTGCGCTACGAGAAGTTCCTGCTGGGCCGCACCTGGAACGACGAGTACGGCACCGCCGACGACCCGGAGGAACTGGACTGGCTGCTGTCGTACTCGCCGTACCACGCGGTGACCGAGAACACGGCTTACCCGTCGGTGCTGTTCACCGTCTACGAGTCGGACACGCGGGTGGATCCGAACCACGCGCGCAAGATGTGCGCGGCGCTGCAGCACGCGACCGGTTCGGATCCCGCGCAGCGGCCCGTGCTGCTGCGCAGGGAGACCGAGGTAGGACATTCCGCGCGTTCCGTGTCGCGTACGGTAGGCCTGGCGACCGACCAGATCGCCTTCCTAGCGGAGGCCACCGGGCTCCCCCTCGCCTGA
- a CDS encoding thioesterase family protein: protein MGAFVADVPLRWSDMDAFGHVNHARTVTLLEEARVQLLFTEAGRQGLLGMAEGMVVARLAVHYRIPVAHSAGTLQVRMSVRDLKAASFVIDYSASTSGSAEVATAETVMVPYDLKAGSPRRISEDERTFLAEWQATLASSEVGQDRA, encoded by the coding sequence GTGGGTGCGTTCGTAGCCGATGTTCCGCTGCGCTGGTCCGACATGGACGCGTTCGGGCACGTCAACCACGCGAGGACGGTGACGCTGCTGGAAGAGGCCCGGGTGCAGCTGCTGTTCACCGAAGCGGGCAGGCAGGGCCTGCTCGGCATGGCCGAAGGCATGGTCGTGGCACGCCTCGCCGTCCACTACCGGATTCCAGTGGCGCACTCGGCGGGCACTTTGCAGGTGCGGATGTCGGTGCGGGACCTGAAAGCGGCCTCGTTCGTGATCGACTACTCGGCGTCCACGAGTGGTTCCGCGGAGGTCGCCACCGCCGAGACTGTCATGGTGCCCTACGACCTCAAGGCCGGGTCGCCGCGGAGGATCAGCGAAGACGAGCGGACGTTCCTCGCCGAGTGGCAGGCAACGCTGGCCTCGTCGGAAGTGGGGCAGGACCGTGCCTGA
- a CDS encoding alpha-amylase family glycosyl hydrolase, giving the protein MNAPVGDSRAASAAPWWSDAVFYRVDLRSFADANGDGVGDLDGARLRLGYLELLGVDALWLTALTASPLTDPARGRGVDPVLGELESFESLVDEAHASGLRVAIDVAAQRDLVDRIGTDGHEVFATSVRFWLDRGVDALRVAVAPGAGEPAGAAVREVLRELAPIAADYPGRGIGVLIDESWFDSYADHAGWDIGIDLRLGRTLFDAADLREVITRMLSSAEMLGVPAVWVVAGEDRTHPVTRFGGGASGEARARALALVSLGLPGIVGLDTGEELGLPTAGGSRSASPTHGPMPWEGDEPSFGFSPVPGGWWPMSEEWAPYTVEAQLEDPDSTLSLYRSALELRKEHPALRGDQVSWFGAPPGCLAFRREPGELTCALNASAESVTLPPGEVLLASGPLEGDRLPPNTAVWLI; this is encoded by the coding sequence ATGAACGCACCAGTGGGGGACTCGCGAGCGGCTTCGGCCGCCCCGTGGTGGAGCGATGCGGTCTTCTACCGGGTGGATCTGCGGTCGTTCGCCGACGCCAACGGTGACGGCGTGGGAGATCTCGACGGCGCCCGGCTGCGCCTGGGGTATCTGGAGCTGCTCGGCGTGGACGCGCTGTGGCTGACGGCGCTGACGGCGAGCCCGCTCACCGACCCGGCGCGCGGCCGCGGCGTTGATCCCGTGCTGGGCGAGCTGGAGTCGTTCGAGTCGCTGGTCGACGAGGCGCACGCCTCGGGCCTGCGGGTGGCGATCGACGTGGCCGCGCAGCGCGATCTGGTCGACCGGATCGGCACCGACGGCCACGAGGTGTTCGCGACCTCGGTGCGGTTCTGGCTGGATCGCGGCGTGGACGCCCTGCGGGTCGCGGTCGCTCCCGGCGCGGGAGAGCCCGCCGGTGCCGCCGTCCGCGAGGTCCTGCGCGAACTCGCGCCCATCGCGGCGGACTATCCGGGGCGCGGCATCGGGGTGCTGATCGACGAGTCGTGGTTCGACAGCTACGCCGACCACGCCGGCTGGGACATCGGCATCGATCTGCGGCTGGGCCGCACCTTGTTCGACGCGGCGGACCTGCGCGAGGTCATCACCCGGATGCTGTCTTCGGCGGAGATGCTGGGAGTGCCCGCCGTGTGGGTCGTTGCCGGTGAGGACCGGACGCACCCGGTGACCCGGTTCGGCGGTGGCGCGTCGGGCGAAGCGCGGGCGCGGGCGCTGGCACTGGTGTCGCTGGGCCTGCCGGGAATCGTCGGCCTGGACACCGGTGAGGAACTGGGTTTGCCGACCGCCGGAGGTTCCCGCTCCGCCTCACCCACGCACGGCCCGATGCCGTGGGAAGGCGACGAACCGTCGTTCGGCTTCTCACCGGTGCCGGGCGGCTGGTGGCCGATGTCCGAAGAGTGGGCGCCTTACACCGTGGAGGCGCAGCTGGAGGATCCGGACTCGACGTTGTCGCTGTACCGGAGTGCGCTGGAGTTGCGCAAGGAGCATCCGGCGCTGCGCGGCGACCAGGTGTCGTGGTTCGGAGCTCCGCCCGGCTGCCTCGCGTTCCGCAGGGAACCGGGCGAGCTCACCTGCGCGTTGAACGCTTCGGCGGAGTCGGTGACGTTGCCGCCGGGTGAGGTGCTGCTCGCCAGCGGTCCGCTGGAGGGCGATCGCCTGCCGCCGAACACCGCGGTGTGGCTCATCTGA